One genomic region from Cellulomonas fengjieae encodes:
- a CDS encoding FHA domain-containing protein: MSTVVCPAGHTSTSTDYCDVCGAPIEAGAPVEATAQAPAATATTCPHCGAPASSLALFCEVCGYDFTTGTAPAAAEPAPAPAPAPEPAALPTPAPDGEESWVAEIWIDPDWYAAQQPEDPMPSAGLPWLVPLRERSVLVGRPSASRNIHPAVDCGTDSGVSRRHCQLNTDGQRWWVEDLQSANGTYVSRAGDPLPTTPIPAGQRREIEDGDRLYLGAWTRIVVRTALPGEV; the protein is encoded by the coding sequence GTGAGCACCGTCGTCTGCCCCGCCGGCCACACGTCGACCTCGACGGACTACTGCGACGTCTGCGGAGCCCCGATCGAGGCCGGCGCCCCGGTCGAGGCCACCGCGCAGGCGCCGGCGGCCACGGCGACCACGTGCCCGCACTGCGGCGCACCGGCGTCGTCGCTGGCCCTGTTCTGCGAGGTCTGCGGCTATGACTTCACGACGGGCACCGCGCCGGCAGCAGCCGAGCCCGCGCCGGCACCCGCGCCCGCCCCGGAGCCGGCCGCCCTCCCGACGCCGGCGCCCGACGGCGAGGAGTCCTGGGTCGCCGAGATCTGGATCGACCCGGACTGGTACGCCGCGCAGCAGCCGGAGGACCCGATGCCGTCGGCCGGACTGCCCTGGCTGGTCCCGCTGCGGGAGCGCAGCGTGCTCGTCGGGCGCCCGTCGGCCTCGCGCAACATCCACCCCGCGGTCGACTGCGGCACGGACTCCGGGGTCTCGCGGCGGCACTGCCAGCTCAACACCGACGGCCAGCGCTGGTGGGTGGAGGACCTGCAGTCCGCCAACGGCACCTACGTGAGCCGCGCGGGTGACCCGCTGCCGACGACCCCGATCCCCGCCGGTCAGCGTCGCGAGATCGAGGACGGGGACCGCCTGTACCTGGGGGCCTGGACGCGGATCGTGGTCCGCACGGCGCTGCCGGGCGAGGTCTAG
- a CDS encoding VWA domain-containing protein, translating into MADFRTEVFQNEFLSDGATDVHAIVTVTSSGAGTADTSAGGVAEIVIIDTSGSMSGPNMEAAKYAAQVAVDQIADGTWFAVVGGSHVANRAFPYPNAPVAIVQMEPGAREEAKRAISYMRPSGGTAMSTWLRLADAIFAEVPQVAQKHAILLTDGRNESEPRGELSKAISDVTGHFQCDARGVGSSWEVAELREIATALLGTVDLIRDPADIADDFKALVSASMSKGVADAELRVWAPQGAQVLFVRRVAPTVEDLTSRRTEVNALTGAYPTGSWGDESRDYHVAVRVASKPVGSEQLAARVQLAVGGEVVASGLVKARWSDDSSLTARINPEVAHYTGQTELASAIQEGLAAKAAGDEATATVKLGRAVQLAAETGNGEATSRLRRVVEIDDEEHGTVRLKRNTDKLDEMALDTASTKTTRVRR; encoded by the coding sequence GTGGCCGACTTCCGCACCGAGGTGTTCCAGAACGAGTTCCTCTCCGACGGCGCCACGGACGTGCACGCGATCGTCACCGTGACGAGCTCGGGGGCCGGGACCGCGGACACCAGTGCCGGCGGCGTCGCCGAGATCGTCATCATCGACACGTCCGGCTCCATGAGCGGGCCGAACATGGAGGCCGCCAAGTACGCGGCGCAGGTCGCCGTCGACCAGATCGCGGACGGCACGTGGTTCGCCGTGGTCGGCGGGAGCCATGTGGCCAACCGGGCGTTCCCGTACCCGAACGCGCCGGTGGCCATCGTGCAGATGGAGCCGGGCGCGCGCGAGGAGGCCAAGCGCGCCATCTCGTACATGCGACCCTCCGGCGGCACCGCGATGAGCACCTGGCTGCGCCTCGCGGACGCGATCTTCGCCGAGGTGCCGCAGGTGGCACAGAAGCACGCGATCCTGCTGACCGACGGGCGCAACGAGTCGGAGCCGCGCGGCGAGCTGTCCAAGGCGATCTCGGACGTGACGGGCCACTTCCAGTGCGACGCGCGCGGTGTGGGATCGAGCTGGGAGGTCGCCGAGCTGCGCGAGATCGCCACGGCGCTGCTGGGCACGGTCGACCTGATCCGCGACCCCGCCGACATCGCGGACGACTTCAAGGCGCTGGTCAGCGCGTCGATGTCCAAGGGTGTCGCCGATGCCGAGCTACGGGTCTGGGCCCCGCAGGGGGCGCAGGTGCTGTTCGTGCGCCGGGTGGCTCCCACGGTCGAGGACCTCACGTCGCGGCGCACGGAGGTCAACGCGCTCACCGGCGCGTACCCGACGGGGTCGTGGGGCGACGAGTCCCGCGACTACCACGTGGCCGTGCGTGTGGCCTCGAAGCCGGTCGGCTCCGAGCAGCTCGCGGCGCGCGTGCAGCTCGCGGTGGGCGGCGAGGTCGTGGCGTCCGGCCTGGTCAAGGCGCGCTGGTCCGACGACAGCTCGCTGACCGCCCGCATCAACCCCGAGGTCGCGCACTACACCGGGCAGACCGAGCTCGCGTCCGCCATCCAGGAGGGGCTGGCGGCCAAGGCGGCCGGCGACGAGGCGACCGCCACGGTCAAGCTCGGCCGCGCGGTGCAGCTGGCCGCCGAGACGGGGAACGGTGAGGCGACGTCCCGGTTGCGCCGGGTGGTCGAGATCGACGACGAGGAGCACGGCACCGTGCGGCTCAAGCGCAACACGGACAAGCTCGACGAGATGGCGCTCGACACGGCGTCCACCAAGACCACCCGGGTCCGCCGGTGA
- a CDS encoding PP2C family serine/threonine-protein phosphatase, with protein sequence MVTCSACGTVAEPESRFCEHCGTPLGGTAPPAPAPAPAAVVEAPEEPTVPVCRACGGTIAADGYCEHCGEPAVNERDHWSELPSPLVGGVCDRGRRHTRNEDAMALGVVGTTAVLVVCDGVSTVPDSDIASLAAARAARDVLSTDAPQTVPSWSALLVGAAASADTAITEAIGGDMAGRAEPPSCTFVAAVVDGPTVVAGWLGDSRVYWLPDEGQALQVSVDDSAANEMIARGVPRATAEASREGHAITRWLGPDAQTVVPSTATTRAQGPGWVLVCSDGLWNYCSEADDVADLVHRTVAQVGTAPDAVAAELVRWANAQGGHDNITAALARVAVAIDTVQTDEA encoded by the coding sequence GTGGTGACCTGCAGCGCGTGCGGCACGGTCGCCGAGCCGGAGTCGAGGTTCTGCGAGCACTGCGGCACCCCGCTCGGCGGCACGGCCCCGCCCGCGCCGGCTCCGGCGCCCGCGGCGGTCGTCGAGGCCCCCGAGGAGCCGACCGTTCCCGTCTGCCGCGCATGCGGCGGCACGATCGCGGCCGACGGCTACTGCGAGCACTGCGGCGAGCCCGCGGTCAACGAGCGGGACCACTGGAGCGAGCTGCCGTCCCCGCTGGTGGGCGGCGTCTGCGACCGGGGACGACGGCACACGCGCAACGAGGACGCGATGGCGCTCGGCGTGGTGGGGACGACCGCGGTGCTCGTCGTCTGCGACGGCGTGTCCACGGTGCCCGACTCGGACATCGCGAGCCTCGCCGCCGCGCGCGCCGCCCGGGACGTGCTGTCCACGGACGCACCGCAGACCGTCCCGTCCTGGTCCGCGCTGCTGGTCGGTGCCGCCGCGTCCGCCGACACGGCCATCACCGAGGCGATCGGCGGCGACATGGCCGGCCGCGCCGAGCCGCCGTCGTGCACGTTCGTCGCCGCCGTCGTCGACGGCCCGACGGTCGTCGCCGGGTGGCTCGGGGACTCGCGCGTGTACTGGCTCCCCGACGAGGGGCAGGCGCTGCAGGTCAGCGTCGACGACTCCGCGGCGAACGAGATGATCGCCCGCGGGGTGCCCCGGGCGACGGCCGAGGCGTCCCGCGAGGGGCACGCGATCACGCGGTGGCTCGGGCCGGACGCGCAGACCGTCGTGCCCAGCACCGCCACGACGCGCGCGCAGGGCCCGGGCTGGGTGCTTGTGTGCTCCGACGGCCTGTGGAACTACTGCTCCGAGGCGGACGACGTGGCCGACCTCGTGCACCGCACCGTGGCGCAGGTGGGCACGGCGCCCGACGCCGTCGCGGCCGAGCTGGTCCGCTGGGCGAACGCGCAGGGCGGCCACGACAACATCACCGCGGCGCTGGCCCGGGTCGCGGTGGCCATCGATACTGTCCAGACCGACGAAGCCTGA